The DNA window GGCGCAGGGCGGCCGGCTGCGCCGGAGTTATCAGTTATCAGTTGTCGGTTATCAGGAGCATAGGGCATCCAGCAATGATTGCGCGAAGCGCCATTGCTTCCCAGCATTCCAGCCTTACTGGGGCCATCAATGGTAGCCGCAACCTTCAGGTTGCGCCAGCGGCTGTCAGTCCAATTACATCATGCCGCCAATCATACCCCATGAATCGAAATCAAGACCGGCCAACGCAGTCTAAGGCAGGGCATTGGGCCCAGGGCGCAGGGTGAAGATGGCGCGAAGCGCAGACATTGGCTTTTTGCCCAATGCCCAATGCCTAAAGCCCAATGCCTATAGTTAACCTATCTTCTCCACCAGGCTGTGGTGCAGCTCTACCGAGGCCTGGTAGTTGATGAACTTGAGGAGCACACGGACGCGGCCCTGGTCTGAGGTCCAGTGCTCGAATATGCCCAGAATGTCTTTCATGGGGCCGCGGGCGATGCGGACGCGGTCGTTTTTTTTCAAGGGCTTGTTGCGAATGACCCCATCCTTTTGCTCCAGGCTCTGAATGGAAACTATTACCGCTTCATCCACCGGCACTGGATTTACACTCTCTGGCAGTATTTTGGCAACCCCTTTTGTCCAGCGCACATAAGCCAGGCTCTCCTCGGGGTCGAAAAGGCAGAACAGGTAGCCCGGGAAGAGGGGCTTGTGCTCGAGGGTGCTCTTGAAGCCGCGGATTCTGGTAACCTCCATGAGAGGCAAATAAGTCTGCAGTCCCTTCTCTTCAAGGAAATGCCTGGCGCGGTCCTCCTCACGGGGCTTGGACTGCACCACATACCAGCTGAGCCCTGGCTCTATAATATGTGCATCTGTAGTTGAATTCCTGTTTTTCTTTATCATTCTGTTGCCTGTTATGTCTTGCGGGGCGCAGGGCTCAGGGCGCAAGGCGCAGGGAGAAGATAGCGCGAAGCGCTGTCATGTTATTGCCTTCCAGCCTTCAAAATGGAAGGGGTCTGATCTATCAGGCCGTGGCTAGCCTGTCCCGTCGCCGGGGAGAGCCACTCCAACCCGGTGTTTTTTGAGACCCGATAACTGATAACTGATAACCGATAACCCCGGCGCAGCCGGCCGCCTTCCAGCCTGAATATTGGGGCGATCAATGGTAGCCGCAACCTTCAGGTTGCGCCAGCGGCTGTCAGTCCAAATTAGATTATGCCGCCAATCATGCCCCATGAATCGAAATCAGGACCGGCCAACGCAGTCTGAAGCCTGCGGCTACCAAGATATTGCCGTGATCCCTGCCAATAACTGATAACTGATAACTGATAACCCGGCGTAGCCGAAGGCGCAGCCGGCGGCCCTGCGCCTGACACCCTCTGTTTACGGTACAAAAATCGTATCGTCCGGTTGCAGATGGATGTTCTGGCTCAGATCTTTGCCCGAGACGATAGCGTCGTAATCTACCCTAAAGTTTCTTTCTCTGCCATCTATTTTTCTGATTAACCTGATATTTGATCTGTCGGCCCACTCTCCCAGGCCGCCAGCGAGAGAGATGGCCTGCAGAATGGTCATCTGTTTTTGCAGGAGATATTCGCCGGGCCTGTTCACTTTGCCGAGGATGTAAATCTTCTTGCTGCGGCTTTCGATCAGGGTTACCGACACCTGGGGTACGGTGACAAAATCTTGATATTTTTTTGTTAACAGGCTCTGCAGCTCCTGACAGGTGTGGCCGGCAGCATCAATGTCATTCAGGAGCGGCAGGGAGATTTTGCCGTCGAGCCTTACCGCCACCTGCTTGGTCAACTCCGGTTCTTTCCAGACATCAATGGCCAGAACATCTCCGGGACCTATTACATATGAGTCTTCGGATGGTGGGGCCACATCAGGCATGAGCTCGGGAGTGTTCAGGGTCGACACCGACGGCACCTTGCTGGAGCCGCCGCAGCCAACAAGCAGCAGCATGACAAACATTGCAAAAAGTCTTGTCCTGGTCACTTTGTTGTTCTCCTTAATTTGGGCGCAAGGCCCAGGGCGCATAAAGGCTAGGAGGCTAGAAAGCTAGGAAGCTAGGAGGCGACAGCGCTTTGCGCAATAGTTGTTTGAGTGTAATTTGTTGAGCTTTGCAGCGAGCTTATTCCTGGGCCCAATCTCTCCTCGCCAGGCCTGGCGCGGCGTAGTTTTGGCGAAGGGGGGTCGGGCAGACAAAATATCTGCGAATGTCTGTGTGTGTCTGTGGCTAATTAAAGGCCTCCCAACCTAAAAGCCTTGTGCCGGACCTTCATGTTCACCACCCGCTTTCGCTCGAGGCGCAGAGAGCACAGAGAGTTCAGGGAGGTTCATTAAATCGGGAGATCCCGATTTAATGAACAAGCTCAAGCCCTTCGGGCTGGTGGAGGTCCTCGCCCTAACATGTTGTCTGGTTAGCATTTACAACCAGCGTAGCCGATTGTCCTGCGCCAGTATTTTTTCAACCGGCAACAGGTAACCCGCAACGCGCAACTGATAACTGATCCCAGCCTCCCAGCCTCCTAGCCTTCTAGCCTTTGTGCCTCCCAGCCTTAATGGGGCCGCCAATCATGCCCCACGAATCGAAATCAGGACCGGCCAACGCAGTCCAGGGCAGGCCATTGGGCTCAGGGGCGGCCGAATTCAGGGCAGGCTCCGCCCGTACAGGTTCTGGGGAACCTTCAGTATGTTGTTGAAATTATAGCTTTTTCGTCTCTCACGCGGTAGAGACTGTGTCCAGGGGCGGGCCCTGGGCGGTCTACTGGTCAGAGGGCTTCCATGCCAGCTATGTCGAATTCAGAGCTTCCACCCTGCTGACCGGCATTCTTCTGCCCGGTGCAAAACCGGGCTCTTCTGCGGGCGGCAGAAGTGCTCCCAGGTGATCTGGCAAACCGGATTAGCCTGTTTACCAGCCGATACCTGTGGGAGAAACTCTCCATGCTGCGCCCGCCCTTCTCAAACCTTGTTAATTCAAGCAAAGTCCTTGCCAATATACTCACGGTATCTCTGCTCGATTTCGTAGTCCTTTATCTTGTTGAGAAGTGCTTTATAGCTTATTTGCAAAAGTTTTGCAGCCTTTCTTCTATTCCACCTGGTGTAGGCCAGCACGTCCAGGATGGCATCTGTTTCAGCTCTGCGCGCTGCCTCACGGCAGACCTCTTTCAGTGTGGGTCTTTCCTCCAGGGAAAAAACCGGGGCAGCAGCGCTGCCTTCTGGTCCGCGGCTGTCGTTGGCCGGAGCAGAAGTCAATCTTCCCGAATTGGCCTGCAGCTTGGGCCAGAATGATTCCTCGTTGCCGAGTACGATGATGCTCTGGATAATGTTTTCCAGCTCCCGCACATTGCCGGGCCAGGAATATTGATGGAACAGGCTCATGGTGGTTTCTTGCAGAACAGTCCGCGGTTTGTCGTGTCTCTCGGCATATTTGTCCAGGAAGTAGTCGCAGAGGAGGTTGATATCCTCTTTGCGCTCCCTGAGAGGTGGTACGTGGATGTGCACCACGTTCAATCTGAAAAAGAGATCAGAGCGGAAGCGGCCCTCTGAAACCATCTGCGCCAGGTTGCAGTTGGTGGCGGCCAGCACGCGGACGTCGATCTGGGTGTCAGAGGTGCTGCCAAGGGTAGACAGCTGCTGGTCTTCCAACACCTGCAGCAGTTTGGCCTGCATAGACAGGGGAATCTCGCCGATTTCATCGAGAAGCAGGGTTCCAGAGTGGGCCAGAACGAACTTGCCTGGTTTTTTCTGCCAGGCGCCTGTGAAGGCCCCCTTTTCGTAGCCGAAGAGTTCGCTTTCCAGCAGGTTGCTCGGCAGGGCGGCGCTGTTCACCTTGATAAAAGGGTTCTTGGCCCGGGCAGAAAAGCGATGTATGGATTCCGCCACCAGCTCCTTGCCAGTGCCGCTTTCCCCGGTGATGAGCACGGTGACATCAGACTTGCTCAGGTCCAGAATGTGCTTCTTCAGGTTGATCATAGACTGGGCCTGGCCTACGATTACCCTGTCCAGTTCGCGGAATTCAGCATTTACCGAGTCTTTTATCAACT is part of the Deltaproteobacteria bacterium genome and encodes:
- a CDS encoding polysaccharide biosynthesis/export family protein, giving the protein MTRTRLFAMFVMLLLVGCGGSSKVPSVSTLNTPELMPDVAPPSEDSYVIGPGDVLAIDVWKEPELTKQVAVRLDGKISLPLLNDIDAAGHTCQELQSLLTKKYQDFVTVPQVSVTLIESRSKKIYILGKVNRPGEYLLQKQMTILQAISLAGGLGEWADRSNIRLIRKIDGRERNFRVDYDAIVSGKDLSQNIHLQPDDTIFVP
- a CDS encoding sigma-54-dependent Fis family transcriptional regulator encodes the protein MPPKRILIIGETTSSREYLEELVQIIGFEALSIKKKTDFLAELQRFDPDLVLLGSCNSAAQAEAFAKVVESEKGGVPIVLIQGDSKKLKAADLPDIDNLAVLSPNLKPNDLRHAIHKLIKDSVNAEFRELDRVIVGQAQSMINLKKHILDLSKSDVTVLITGESGTGKELVAESIHRFSARAKNPFIKVNSAALPSNLLESELFGYEKGAFTGAWQKKPGKFVLAHSGTLLLDEIGEIPLSMQAKLLQVLEDQQLSTLGSTSDTQIDVRVLAATNCNLAQMVSEGRFRSDLFFRLNVVHIHVPPLRERKEDINLLCDYFLDKYAERHDKPRTVLQETTMSLFHQYSWPGNVRELENIIQSIIVLGNEESFWPKLQANSGRLTSAPANDSRGPEGSAAAPVFSLEERPTLKEVCREAARRAETDAILDVLAYTRWNRRKAAKLLQISYKALLNKIKDYEIEQRYREYIGKDFA